The genomic region GATCGCCCGCAAGGGGAACGAGACGCACAGGGCGATCGCGCCGTGGTTTTGCGCGAGTGTCCCAAAAGTTGGGACGAGGTGCAATTCTGGTGTCACGAGGCGTGGCGGTCGGGCCGACCGTTGGCGATCGCCTACGACCCGCCGGATTTACTCGACGCGATCGAGGTCTGGACTGAGGCGATCGACCGGGCTGAGGATCTCAGTCGCACCGGGGAACGGGTCGGACGCAAAGACTTGTGTGAGATACTAGGGATCGGCGATCGGACGATTGATTTATACTTAGAAGCTCTCCGTCACCTGGGGTTCGAGATCGTCTCTCAACATCCCCAGGTGCAGTTACGGCGGAGTTTGCGCCCGATCTCGGATGCCGTCGGCGATCTGGAGCGGACTCGGGCTCGTTTTCTCGCCGCCGTTCGCGAAGAACAGTTTCATCGGCAGTATTTTTATTCGGTTTCGGTCGCTACATTGCAAGCCCATGGGGCGGCGATCGTCGCCTCGGCGGAGGAGGGCTTGGAAACGAACCTGTAGGCAGGTTCGATGCCCCGATCGTTGGCAAATGCTTTAACCTTTTAGACAAAAATGCTGCTCATGTAAGTTATCTTGTCTTCATGCTAACCATGACTTACGAATACAAATTACAACCCACCGCCGAACAGATGGCCGCGATCGAGAAAACTCTAGACATGTGCCGTTCGGTTTGGAACTTTGCGCTCGGACAGCGTAAAGATTGGTGTAACTCTCGTAAGTCTCCCATTCATGCTGGCTCGATTCAGTCTGAATAAATGATTGCGGCTGACGAAGCAGAAAACCAGTATTGCGAGGGACCTCGAATCCCCCACTTGAAAGACATCAAGCGTAGCGAGATGACTAAAGTGAGGGAGGGTGTCAATCGATCGGCAAAACGGTGCCTGTAAAGCCGTTTTTCTTCAATAATGAGAGCATTTCATCGACTTTATCTTGGGTGGCGAAAGCCCCCACTTGCATGACCAAACGACCGTTAATCCGGGTACGGAAGGCATCGGGAACGATCCGTCGGATGCGGGCGTGGTCGCGATCGCTGGTCGTATTGACGATCACCCGGTAACGCAATCCCAAGGCGGCGGCGCGATCGGGCGGCGGCGGCGGACTGCCAGAACCCTGGGGATTTTGGGAAACTACGACTTGGGGAACCCCACCCCCTCCATTACCCAACGGGGCATTCGGATCCGGGACGGGCAACAGAACGGGTAAGGTATCCCCCGGTTGGTTGCCAATGCGTGGGTTAGAGGTCGAAGCAGACTGCCCAGTAGGCGCGGGCGATTCTCCTCTGGAAACGCTTGGCGATCGCCCGTCCGGCGGCGGAACCGGGATCTCGATGGGCGCACCGGGACGGGGAACCGGGATCTCTCGGGTCGGTTCGGGCTCCGGTGCGGGGGTATTGGTTGTTGTCGGCGACGGAAACGGACGAGTTGCGGGCTTCACCGTGTTCGCACTGCCGCGATTTAACGGCGGTAGGCGGCGCTGAGGATTGCTAGCGACAGTCTGAGGGTTCGGATCGACGACACCGCGTAAATCTAACCGTCCGACGGTGCGATCGCTCGCCAATTGATTGCCAAAGGCAGGAATAATCTGTTTTGAAGCTTCCGCATTAATATCGTACTGCCCGTTATTGCGAAACACGTTGCCCCCCGGTTCTTCGGCAGTTCCTAAATCCGGCAGGGCATTGGAAATCGTCACCACCCCACTTTGCTGGTTGCGTTCGAGTTCGTTATTTCGCAAAATCGGTCGCGCTTCCCCCTGTACCAAGATGCCATCCCGATTCCACACCAAGCGATTGCCAATTAAAATCGGAGCCGATTTTTGAGCGACGTTAATCCCAAATCCGGTTCTTTCAAATAAATTATCTCGAATCTCCGGTCTGGCGCTTCCGTAGATCGTTATTCCATTCGCCCCATTGCGGATAAAATGATTGTCTTCAATCTTTCCCCGCCCGTCTCCCACGACGGAAATCCCATCGTGGGTACTTTCCGTAAACGTATTGCGGGTCACCGTCGGCGCCGTCGATTCGATCCACACCCCATATCCCCGGCGGTTGGGATTGGTCACCGTTACCCCCGTCAGCGTTGACCCATCCCCCGCTAAAATCGTCGCATCCTGGCGCGCGAAACTCGGACTGAGAAAATCCCCGCCCCCGCGAATGACGATCCCGCGACCTCGATTGTCGGGATTGCCTTGTAAGGTCATTCCCGGTTTGAGCATCAGGGGAAAACTTTCGCCTGTCTCGGCGCTGTAGGTTCCCGGGGCGAGGACGATCGCGCTATTGGTTTTCGCCACCCGCAAAGCGCGCGTAATCGTTTTAAACGGTTGACTCTCGCTCCCGTTTCCGGTGCTGTCATTGCCGTCGGTCGCGCTGACAAAGATTCTCTGAGCCTCGGTGTTTTGCTTGATTCGATCGTTTTGGGCCAGGGATGGCGCACTGGGTTCGGCGAGGGTCGCCGGGGTATAAAGACTGCTGGCGAGGGCTGCACTCAGAACGACCAGGGTGGCGATTCTCCCGTGCAGACGCTTCGCGAACGCGCTTTGGGAATGACGGGGCTGTTGGGGGGTGGATGTGGAATACATGACCTTTGCTCCTTGGGGCTTTAGGCGCTATTCGATTTCCAATTTTAGTGGTTGGCTACTCCCTGCGGAAACTCCCCGATCGCTTCCCCGAGTTAGGATTTCGGAGGAACAGAAGGCGATCGGGGTAGATTCAATGCTGGAGAATTGCTCTACAAACGGGTTTGGGGAAAGCGGATCGGTCTGTTTAATATCTTTTTTAGATCGTTTTTACAAAGAATTTTACGATTGAGGTCGAACATTTTCTATCTTTTCGATGGCTGGACAGAGCAGCGATCGCCGATGTTGTTAAGGTTGAAGTTAGGGAGGCGCGATCGGTCAATTCCCCCTGGGTGAAGAATTTGAGCGATTTTGTTTGCAGTCGTTCCTGGCTTTTCAGGGTCGTCATTCCACAAACCGGAAGAAGTTTCGCCGATTTGAAAGGGATTGTTTTCAACCGTCCAAAGAATTTGTAGATCCCTAATCTTCTAGAAAATTGATGCCTTGGACCGGAACCCATCCGTTTTTTGCCAACTTGTAAAATTCCTTTCCAACTGACACGACTCTATACATTTTCCGTCGATTTGCGATTTCAAAGGCGATTTTTGTGAGACTTTGTCGATCTTCAATGATTTATACTTGTGTTCGGTCGATGCTCTCCTCAGCCATCGCCCGGATCGGACGGCGATCGATCGAGAATCCACCCACAGCTTAAGAACCGATGGATAGAGAATCGCGATCGACTGCGAACTCTCAAAAAAAATCTAAAAATCCTCAACCGCAATTCAACAAGAAGCGCAGGATTCCCCGCTTGAATCAAAGATTGGAAGCGAGGGAGGAATGCACGGCAGATTGAGGGGGACTCTACGAGAAGCCACTTCGCGTCTACGACGCCCTCAAAGCTGCCAATCTGCTATAATCAGAGCTGAAAAACAGCACTTTCTGGCAATGCCCCAAGTTCTCACAGTCTCTTGCAAGTTGGATCTGTCGCCGCAACAGGTTGAAAAACTCGATGCGGTGCTTTCCGCAACTCGCCTAGAGGCTCCGAGATGATGTCTTACTCTTTGCACGATGTTGTCTTGCGGGCTACCTAAACCCCCTCATCATTGCTAAGCAATAGATGAGGGGTAGTTTACTTAAGATTCAGAGGCGGGAGTATCGAGCTTACAGAATTTGGAATGAGTGACAAAGATAGTGGTCTCGAAAAACAATCGGCGCTGGTTTCGCTGAAAGCCCAGCCCGCCGTTCGCCGCATTTTAGATGCCAATTTAGACCGCGCTCGCGAAGGTCTGAGAATTATTGAGGAATGGTGCCGTTTTGGCTTAGAGAGCCAATCTCTGGCATCAGAATGCAAGCAATTGCGCCAAGAATTGGGCAGTTGGCACAGTCCGGAGTTACGCTCGGCCCGCAATACGTCCGGGGATCCCGGGACTAGCTTAACTCACGAACAGGAAGAGGAGCGCGACAATCTCGCCGATGTTCTGACGGCGAATTTCTGCCGCATCGAAGAAGCGCTCAGGGTTTTGGAAGAGTACGGCAAGATCTACAACCGTCAAATGGGGGCGTCGTTCAAGCAAATGCGCTATCGGGTCTACCAACTCGAAAGTGCTTTGCTCGCCTACGAACGGCAGCAGTTGTTAAAACAAGCGCGGCTGTATTTGGTGACTTCGCCGTCGGAGAATATTTATGCGATTGTCGAGGCGGCGCTGCAAGGGGGATTGACCTTGGTGCAGTATCGGGATAAGGACTCGAACGATTGCGATCGCCTGCGGATGGCTCAAAAGCTCTGCCGACTCTGCCACGATTACAAGGCGTTGTTTATTATT from Oxynema aestuarii AP17 harbors:
- a CDS encoding helix-turn-helix domain-containing protein — protein: MLTMTYEYKLQPTAEQMAAIEKTLDMCRSVWNFALGQRKDWCNSRKSPIHAGSIQSE
- a CDS encoding DUF1565 domain-containing protein, with product MYSTSTPQQPRHSQSAFAKRLHGRIATLVVLSAALASSLYTPATLAEPSAPSLAQNDRIKQNTEAQRIFVSATDGNDSTGNGSESQPFKTITRALRVAKTNSAIVLAPGTYSAETGESFPLMLKPGMTLQGNPDNRGRGIVIRGGGDFLSPSFARQDATILAGDGSTLTGVTVTNPNRRGYGVWIESTAPTVTRNTFTESTHDGISVVGDGRGKIEDNHFIRNGANGITIYGSARPEIRDNLFERTGFGINVAQKSAPILIGNRLVWNRDGILVQGEARPILRNNELERNQQSGVVTISNALPDLGTAEEPGGNVFRNNGQYDINAEASKQIIPAFGNQLASDRTVGRLDLRGVVDPNPQTVASNPQRRLPPLNRGSANTVKPATRPFPSPTTTNTPAPEPEPTREIPVPRPGAPIEIPVPPPDGRSPSVSRGESPAPTGQSASTSNPRIGNQPGDTLPVLLPVPDPNAPLGNGGGGVPQVVVSQNPQGSGSPPPPPDRAAALGLRYRVIVNTTSDRDHARIRRIVPDAFRTRINGRLVMQVGAFATQDKVDEMLSLLKKNGFTGTVLPID
- a CDS encoding thiamine phosphate synthase; amino-acid sequence: MSDKDSGLEKQSALVSLKAQPAVRRILDANLDRAREGLRIIEEWCRFGLESQSLASECKQLRQELGSWHSPELRSARNTSGDPGTSLTHEQEEERDNLADVLTANFCRIEEALRVLEEYGKIYNRQMGASFKQMRYRVYQLESALLAYERQQLLKQARLYLVTSPSENIYAIVEAALQGGLTLVQYRDKDSNDCDRLRMAQKLCRLCHDYKALFIINDRVDLALAVEADGVHLGQQDVPLALARELLGPHRIIGRSTTNSEELQRALLEGADYIGVGPVYQTPTKAGKTPAGLDYVRYAAENSPIPWFAIGGIDMSNLNEVISGGAERVAVVRAICDAEQPTLVTQYFLSQLNRIDTLRAYQQRHSQSHGRSNYLAT